One Gadus chalcogrammus isolate NIFS_2021 chromosome 22, NIFS_Gcha_1.0, whole genome shotgun sequence genomic window carries:
- the LOC130375600 gene encoding protein disulfide-isomerase A3-like has translation MNFAAFALTMRGSVPLALLCALALTLGDRRDVLELGDEEFEYLAAEHETLLVMFHAPWCGHCKKLAPDFAKAASRLKGSVQLAKVDCTANPDTCKGFGASAYPLLKVFRNGVDAGSYTGPRTADGIVQYMRTQTGPDSVPLRTEEDLQAFVNNYDPSIVGFFPPGSTGLPEFLKAAAQLREQFRFAHSVEPDLGGPHSLDPPLGGPQTLQQHVVLFRPPRLSSRFEEGSVLFTDPVSVASLRRFIRDSLYGMCPHLTLENKERLRVRDLLTVYYDLDYRRNPTGSKYWRNRVMKVASRYSSRGLSFAVANKHDFLSELEEDFGLGMSEATELPVVTIKTRLGHKFTMREEFTRDGSSLERFLDDYFSGLLKRFIKSQTVPEINNSPVKVLVAESFEEVVNQPEKDVLVQFFSPRCPHCKKLTPVYTELAEQLYLDPNLIVAEMDATANDVPLGYDVQGFPTIYFAPVGKKDQPIRYEGTREVRDFLKFLKRESRRPLVLNGVREEL, from the exons atgaacttcGCCGCGTTTGCTTTGACCATGAGAGGAAGCGTGCCGCTCGCCCTGCTCTGCGCCCTCGCGCTGACACTGGGCGACAGGCGCGACGTGCTCGAGCTCGGAGACGAGGAGTTCGAGTACCTGGCGGCGGAGCACGAGACCCTGCTGGTGATGTTCCACGCGCCATG GTGTGGTCACTGTAAGAAGTTGGCTCCAGACTTTGCCAAGGCAGCTTCCCGGCTGAAGGGGTCCGTCCAGCTGGCGAAG GTGGACTGTACTGCTAACCCAGACACATGCAAGGGTTTCGGGGCGTCTGCGTACCCCCTGCTCAAGGTGTTCAGGAACGGTGTGGACGCGGGGAGCTACACCGGCCCCCGGACCGCAG aTGGGATCGTCCAGTACATGCGGACGCAGACCGGACCGGACTCTGTCCCATTAAGGACTGAGGAAGACCTCCAAGCCTTCGTCAATAACTACGACCCCAGCATTGTGG GGTTCTTCCCTCCAGGCTCTACTGGTCTACCGGAGTTCCTGAAGGCGGCAGCACAGCTCAGAGAACAGTTCCGCTTCGCTCACAGCGTAGAACCGGACCTGGGGGGCCCTCACAGCCTAGACCCTCCACTGGGGGGCCCTCAAACCCTCCAGCAGCA tgtggtGTTGTTCCGTCCCCCCAGGCTGTCCAGCAGGTTCGAGGAGGGCTCCGTCCTCTTCACAGACCCAGTGTCTGTGGCCTCCCTCCGCAGGTTCATCAGAGACAGCCT GTACGGAATGTGTCCTCATCTAACTCTGGAGAATAAGGAGAGGTTGCGAGTCCGAGACCTGCTGACTGTTTACTACGACCTGGACTACAGGAGGAACCCCACCGGCTCCAAATACTGGAGGAACCG GGTGATGAAGGTGGCCTCCCGCTACTCTTCGCGGGGGCTCAGCTTTGCGGTGGCCAATAAGcatgacttcctgtctgagctGGAGGAAGACTTTGGTCTGGGGATGTCCGAGGCCACGGAGCTCCCAGTGGTCACCATCAAGACCCGACTGGGACACAAGTTCACCATGAGAGAGGAGTTCAC gagagatgGTAGTTCTCTAGAGCGATTCTTAGACGATTATTTCTCAGGTCTGTTGAAGCGATTCATTAAGTCCCAGACCGTCCCAGAGATCAACAACTCACCTGTCAAG gtgcttgTAGCAGAGTCTTTTGAAGAAGTGGTCAACCAGCCGGAGAAAGATGTTCTCGTTCAGTTCTTCTCCCCCCGCTGTCCGCACTGCAAGAAGCTGACCCCAGTCTACACCGAGCTAGCTGAGCAG CTCTACTTGGATCCCAACCTCATCGTTGCTGAGATGGACGCTACAGCTAACGATGTTCCGCTAGGCTACGATGTCCAAGG gTTTCCGACCATTTATTTTGCTCCGGTAGGAAAGAAGGATCAGCCCATTCGATATGAG GGAACCCGGGAGGTGAGGGACTTCCTGAAGTTCCTGAAGAGGGAGTCCAGACGGCCGCTGGTGCTCAACGGAGTTCGGGAGGAGCTCTGA